The following are from one region of the Nicotiana tabacum cultivar K326 chromosome 3, ASM71507v2, whole genome shotgun sequence genome:
- the LOC107800806 gene encoding uncharacterized protein LOC107800806 encodes MDRKIVFLVSFLCIVVASVTGQTPAAAPAKAPVGAKATTPPAAAPTKPKTPAPATAPASAPPTAVSTPPAAAPATAPTTPVVTPPVSAPPAKTPASSPPAAVPVSSPPPAVTPVQSPPAPAPVAATPPAASAPPAPVPVLAPAVSETVPAPAPSKSKGKGKKKGKKHASSPAPSPDMMSPPAPPTEAPGPSMDSDSPSPSLNDESGAEKLKMLGSLVAGWAVMSWLLF; translated from the exons ATGGATAGGAAGATTGTATTTTTAGTGTCATTTTTGTGCATTGTAGTGGCCAGTGTCACAGGTCAGACACCTGCGGCTGCACCAGCCAAAGCACCAGTTGGTGCTAAGGCTACTACACCACCAGCTGCTGCTCCCACAAAGCCTAAAACTCCTGCCCCTGCTACTGCACCTGCCTCAGCTCCACCCACAGCTGTTTCTACTCCTCCAGCAGCTGCACCAGCCACTGCTCCTACTACCCCTGTTGTTACTCCACCTGTATCAGCACCACCAGCTAAAACACCAGCTAGTTCTCCACCAGCTGCAGTGCCTGTGAGTTCACCACCACCAGCGGTTACACCGGTGCAATCTCCACCAGCACCAGCTCCGGTAGCAGCGACACCACCAGCTGCATCTGCTCCACCTGCTCCTGTTCCAGTTTTAGCACCTGCTGTTTCGGAGACAGTACCAGCTCCTGCTCCTAGCAAGAGCAAGGGCAAGGGAAAGAAGAAGGGGAAGAAACATGCATCTTCACCAGCACCTTCTCCTGATATGATGAGCCCACCTGCTCCTCCTACTGAAGCTCCTGGACCTAGCATGGATTCCGACTCTCCCAGTCCATCTCTCAACGATGAG AGTGGAGCAGAGAAATTGAAGATGCTTGGAAGCTTGGTAGCTGGATGGGCTGTGATGAGCTGGCTCTTGTTCTAA